A region from the Acyrthosiphon pisum isolate AL4f chromosome A1, pea_aphid_22Mar2018_4r6ur, whole genome shotgun sequence genome encodes:
- the Msrb3 gene encoding methionine sulfoxide reductase B3 isoform 2 (isoform 2 is encoded by transcript variant 2), translating into MYCRSRILCLTREILPLRNKIDYIKIRTMSQGESADFKADLKKRLSPIQYHVTQEKGTERAFTGKFNKTTEAGLYTCVVCNETLFTSETKFDSGCGWPAFNDVIDQKKVKLTTDTSNGMIRTEVQCGKCDAHLGHVFKDGPPPTGRRFCINSASMNFHPINQEK; encoded by the exons ATGTATTGTAGGAGTAGAATATTGTGTTTAACCCGTGAAATTTTACCGTTGAGAAACAAGatcgattatattaaaataaggaCCATGAGTCAAGGAGAATCAGCCGACTTCAAGGCAGACTTGAAAAAACGTTTATCGCCCATTCAATACCATGTCACCCAAGAAAAAGGAACGGAAAG AGCGTTTACCGGCAAGTTTAATAAAACTACAGAAGCTGGTTTGTATACTTGCGTAGTATGCAATGAAACATTATTCACTTCGGAAACAAAATTTGATTCTGGTTGCGGTTGGCCGGCTTTCAATGATGTTATCGATCAGAAAAAAGTGAAACTAACTACTGACACTTCAAATG GTATGATAAGAACTGAAGTGCAGTGTGGAAAATGTGATGCACATCTAGGACATGTTTTTAAAGACGGCCCACCACCAACAGGACGaagattttgtataaatagtgCTTCAATGAATTTTCATCCAATAAATCaagagaaataa
- the Msrb3 gene encoding methionine sulfoxide reductase B3 isoform 1 (isoform 1 is encoded by transcript variant 1) has protein sequence MYCRSRILCLTREILPLRNKIDYIKIRTMSQGESADFKADLKKRLSPIQYHVTQEKGTERAFTGKFNKTTEAGLYTCVVCNETLFTSETKFDSGCGWPAFNDVIDQKKVKLTTDTSNVGANLLLLITNPGMIRTEVQCGKCDAHLGHVFKDGPPPTGRRFCINSASMNFHPINQEK, from the exons ATGTATTGTAGGAGTAGAATATTGTGTTTAACCCGTGAAATTTTACCGTTGAGAAACAAGatcgattatattaaaataaggaCCATGAGTCAAGGAGAATCAGCCGACTTCAAGGCAGACTTGAAAAAACGTTTATCGCCCATTCAATACCATGTCACCCAAGAAAAAGGAACGGAAAG AGCGTTTACCGGCAAGTTTAATAAAACTACAGAAGCTGGTTTGTATACTTGCGTAGTATGCAATGAAACATTATTCACTTCGGAAACAAAATTTGATTCTGGTTGCGGTTGGCCGGCTTTCAATGATGTTATCGATCAGAAAAAAGTGAAACTAACTACTGACACTTCAAATG TTGGAGCAAATTTGCTGTTATTGATAACCAACCCAGGTATGATAAGAACTGAAGTGCAGTGTGGAAAATGTGATGCACATCTAGGACATGTTTTTAAAGACGGCCCACCACCAACAGGACGaagattttgtataaatagtgCTTCAATGAATTTTCATCCAATAAATCaagagaaataa